tgtgCTTCTTGTGCTTTTCCCCTGAGCTGAGAGGGATGGAACTCATGTAGTCCTGGGGGAGAAGCGGGCGAACGGTCTGGTCGTCGTCCGAGCTGGGGCTGTTCTGGTGGGACTTCTCGGCCACCGAGCTGCTGCCCGACTCGCTCTCGCTGTCGTGGTTGAGCGGGGTGTATGCTGGCGAGCGGCTGTGGCTCGGGGAGGAGCGGTCGTGCTTGGGAGTGGAGCCACTGAATAGGGGGGAAGCTTTGAGGCTAGAAATTTGGGGACGCATCGAGTCACCAGGGCCGTCCCCTGCTTTCTGTAGGGTCACTTTGGCCTTGATGCTTGGTGAGCCACCATCAGGTTTGCTGATGATAATTTTAGCCAGACCCGTCGCGCTCCCCCCTCCTGATTTGGGGTCCATCAGCTTTTTCTCCCCACTGTTCCCACCAGAAACAGACACTTTTGCTTTTGCCTCTTTATCAGACTTTTCCCGCTTATACTCCCCACTTTGGGATGACGAGCCATGCTTGGAAGGACCCATGTTTGAAGGTCCACTGCCGGGTACATTTCCaggaccaccaccaccaccaccaccaccaggagCAGATCCCGAACCAGTTCCTCCTCCTGGTGGCCCTACCTCACAACCATCCTCCcccactcctcctccacctACACTCTTCAGTTTGTCTATGACTGCTATAAGAGAGGGTTTCTTGTTTCGACTGGGAGACTTCCCTTTGGCGTTCGGGTTGTTTGCATTGTTCTGACCAGCCCCTCCACCacttccacctccacctccgcttcctccaccactgcctccacttcctcctcctgtccctcctccccctccacttccacctccaccacccccATACTGAGACTGGGAGCCTCCTGAGAAGGTCATGGAAccagaggacgaggaggagctggaggatgaCGAGGAAGAACCAGAGGAGCTCCCACCCATTGGCTTCTGGGAGCTCATGCCTCCACCAGAAGAAGACTTGGACCCTCCGGAGCTACCACCTCCTGAGCCCATTGGCGATTTAGCCTTGGAAGAAGGAGGTGTTCCTGGAACCTGGGACTGCTGCATTTTCATCGGCGAGGATAATTTGTCACCAGAGCTACTGGAGCGGGAGTGAGAAGGGGAGATGTTGGGCTTTATGTTGGGATTCATAAGAGACCCAGGAGGCTTGCCCCCCTGAGGCTTCATTTTATTACCACTTCCAATTCCACCACCACTACCTCCAGGCCCAGACAGCCCATGTTTGGTGATTGGGGAGGATCCTGGTTTGCCAACACCCATCCCTTGGGATGAGCCTTTAGACTGGGATGACCCACCTCCACTCCCTAATCCTGCACTCCCTGGCTTGGAGCTGTTGCCTTGTGTTGTGGAGCCTTCTTTGGACTTGATCTTCCCAGAGGAAGACGAGTGAGAATGATGGcttttgctgctgctggttcCCCCTGCTCCACCTGTGCTGCTTGTGGCTGAGCTGCTGGAGGTGTATCCACTATGGGATGACGTTTTCCCTCCAGTTATGGTCCCTTTTGGGAGATTAATAGTGATTTTGGGAATTGGAGGTGTGGCACCACCGGGAGGAGTTTGCGAGCGTCCTGAACTACCAGGAGACTTGGATCCTCCTCCACTTATGCTTCCCCCAGAGCCTGAGCCACCACTAGGAGGCGTGTATGGCCGCCCTCCTGAGCTGTGAGAGGGGGACTTCCCATCAGGGTCCAGCTTTTTGCGTTTGGGAGGCTTCTCTTTAGACTTTCCCTCACTGGATGGGGTCCTGCTACGTTTAACCTGTTTACCCTCTGTCGAACTGCTCCCCATGCCCATCCCAGAGCTGCTCCCTCCGCTACCCCCATTTTCATCCTTTGGTCGCATGATTCCCTGTTGCGGTTTCATTTTGGATTCTATTTTAAAGTCAGCACATGCCGCAGCAAGGCCCATTATGAGGGGGCTCTGGGACCCTCCGCCATGTGTGTCTCCCAAATCAGGAGCTTGCCCCAGAAGCGGtttaccaccaccactgctGCCTCCAAAAACTATCCCCATATCAAAAGGGTCCTTCATTGATGGCTCAGGGGTGCTCTGCCCATGTGGAGTGGGATTCTGAGGTGTTCCTGATGGGGTATTCTGCTGGCTACTTCCCCCGAAACCCTTGACCAGGTCCATGTCTCCATCTGCACTTGGAGAGCTGTCATCAAAGTAGTTCTGGGAGAAGCCCTGGCCGGAGGTCAGGAGGTCAGGGTTGAAGTCAGCAGCATCTGGGAAGAAGTTGGTGGAGGAAGAATCGCTGGTGGGCGTGGCGGCAGTTGCAGCTGCCTCAGCAATCAGGTCAGCAGCATCAGTAAAAGGATTCTCATTGCTGTTGGTGTTGAAAATGTCTGCAGAGTCAAACACGGCACTGCCCTGACCGGAGCTGGAGGAGTCACGGATGGGGGTACCAAGGGGGCCTCCATCATCCCCACCACTTCCCATGGGGTGCTGCCCATGGCTCCCACTGCTGCCTTTGCCTGTCTGCTCAGGTAAATCTGACAAGATTTCTGTGATATCAGGTCCGATGCTATCAGAGCTAGAGAGGCGGACCATACGTGGCGGTACAGCACCTGGTGGTTGCTGTTGCTGAGACTGGACATGAGACTGTGAATAAGGCATGCCGGGGCCAGAGGGCGGTGTTCCACATTGGCTAGGTGCCGGCGTGATGCTGTGAGGCGTGTCTAGGCCGTCCCCAGTCAGGTTAACATCAAAGATAGAATTTTGAGATGCGTCCACATCCATAGAGAGGAGCTCACGGTGGAAGTCATCTTCATGCGAGGCTTGATGTTGCAGGTGGTGCGGCGGCATGGAAGATCCTTGTTGTGATTTCATGCCACCAGCAGCAGTTCCAGGCATCACGCCGCCCTTTTCTGGCCCCCGTGGGCGCTTCTTCTTCCCTTTTGCATTTCCTCCGGGGCAGGTTCCACTCATGCTCTCGGTCCGTGGGGAGCCAGATGAAGAATTCTGCCTCTCTAATGGACTAGAACCATACAGAGCGGCGAAATCTTGTGTGGGGTTGTCTTTCAACAAGTTCATCAACATAGGATGATTCTTGGTGTTGCTGGCTGGGGAGGATGTTGAGGGTGGAGTTTGGTGGGGTGGCGGTGCATTCTGGGAGCTGGGACTAGAGCCCACGCTTCCAGTTATCTGTAACAGACTTGTCAGAATGGGATTCTGGGTGACTTTGTTGTAGTCATCTGTATGGCCTTGACCagcctgttgttgttgctgcaacTGTTGCTGGCCAGCCACCCCTCCTTGGGTTAGGCACTCTCCTCCTTGGGCTTGTCTCTCTGTTCGGGAAACCCCAAACAGAGACGCAATTGGACCTCCAAAATTAGGTCCCCCAGGGGGTCCTCCTCCTGTAGGTGTGTTGTCCCCCGTGAGCCCAGGCAGTCCCATAGGGTTAGCTCCATCGCCTGCTGCCATGTTGTAGGTGGGGCTACCGGAGGGTGGCAGGTTATTCTTCACCATGATCTCCACTGTCTGTGCAATTAGTGAGAGGGCTGGAGTGTCTGCCTGGATGGTCTCTGCTTTCCTCCGAATGGCACGCATGGTTACAGGGATGGACATGCATCTAcgtaaaaataatatataattaaaataaatgattaccATAAAAAACATACTATCCATATTTATGCATTCCGGAGAAATGAAGAAACTCACCGCTGGACCACTTTGGTGATGAATTCATCGGTGCAGATCAGAGCATCTGACAGTCCTTTATATAGCTTGCAGGATACCTGTCTGGAGTCAATCACCTCCATTACCACTAGAGGAAGGAGGTCAGATAAGACACAGGACTCAGACTGTTGTATCACTATCATCCGAGGATATTGTTGGAGTAATATCAACATATGCTGGATTATTGAGACTTTGTAAAAGTGATGCTCACCACAGACTAATGACTCATTGACCGGATGCTGGAAAGAGACGCTGAAACTCGAATCAGTAAGAGGACATACTTCAAACTGCAGCAGGCCTGCACTGTCTGAAGAAACGACAGCAAACATGCAACACTCGTCAAATGTGATTTAACAAATCAGACTCAAAAAAACAGAGTACATGTTGTTGATTGAGCAAATACAGTAAATCGGGGGCCAGATAATTACCTTCTTTGATGGAAGTTCGTTTCACACAGCTGCCAATCAAGTTGTTATGAGCTGCCTGGTGTCGGATGATATCCAACAAGAGTGGCACTTGTGCTGGGTGGCGGAAGGGGATCTTGGACACTAGTGTTCCTTGAAGAGAACGACCGTCTTGCACCGGGGCATCGCCATTCAGGAAGTAACAGTGCTGCTGATCTGGCAGCGCCTGTAAAAAGCATAAAGACAGCTGTTTTCTTACACAAACGGTGATTTCTGTGGATTAACAAACTCAAATTTGGTGTatttggctgtgtgtgtgtgtgtgtctatatttTTACCTAACCAATGTAAACCAATTTTCCTTTACAAACTACAGACCATGAATGTAGCTGTAGCAGAATATCAGTCAAACAAAAAGGCAGAATGAAGGACAGTATACAGagacaacacacagagaaatgGTCATAATAATTGTAAGAATAGCTCTGTAATAATGATTTTACATTGACTCACAATAAGCCCCAAAATAAAGCAAGCTTATATTCCAATAGGTGACCATAGTTACAAGCAACCAAAAGAAACAAGCAGAGGGGTCTTACAATATTTCTGCAACCACAGAACAATCATGAAACCATAAAGCACAGGCTGGATGTAgtaagaaatgaataaaaagctAAGAGATCATATTAATGATGTGTGTCTGCTCACAGAATAGAAGTGCATGTTGTATGAGGGCGGCGGCGTGGAGCTGCCCTCCTCCAGGAGCTGGCGTTGGCTATGGACAATTAACTGGTAGAGAGGTGAGAGGCTGGGGGAGCTGTCAAATACTGGGATCGCTGCGGGAAAAAAGGGGGAGAGGTTGAAGGTTGAattatcaaacaaaaacaaacattgtgcTTTAAGTGTATATTTATGACTTAAAAATACGCACAAGTAGCATTTCCCAGCCTCTGAATGAAGGACAGTGAGAAAGGCATGGGGCGGTTCATCTTGAGGAAAAAACAAGCTGGCAGGTCCACACAGTTGGAGTTGGTCACAGTGGAAAAGGAAGGTGTCctgaaatacaacaaaaacTAATTCATCAGCTGTCTTTCTCTGTTCTCTACTAGTTCTGCATTGGGTGGTGCATTTATGCATGTTTGATGTATATCTTTTCGTGCAAATAGTTCCTGCACAGATTTAGAGGTTGCTGATTGCAGTTGCAAGTTCCCTGATAAATGGAGGTACACATTCTTACCCCTTGTTATCCACTGGGTGGGATCCAGTGATGAGTGGGGCGATTGGAAGCTTGTAGACGGCGGAGGTTCCCTCGATAGTCACAGAAACGCCGACACCCAGAGAGCGTGGAACTGCAAAGATTACCAAAGGGTCGAGACAAGAAGACAAGGTCACACGAGGATAGTTACAATCCTTTAGCAAACCACAAGGCAAGTGGCTGGTGTCTCATGTACATTCATGAATTCACCCACTTCCGCTATGCACTTACCGTTGCCGTCTGGTAAGTTGAGCTGCGAGCCCGGTCCCTCCTCAAATATTTCATAAGGGGACACGTAACACTGAAGAGAAACAAGATGGCCACCACTCCTGGCTGTCAGCAGGCCCACACTGCCATGAAGAATAGTCTCCACTGCAGTAGCATTGGTTGCTAACCTAGAAAACACACAGCAATCCAAAGTTATTGCATTACAAAAAGAGATGCTCAAATTAAGCTTTTTAGTCAAAATGATTCATTTATACTacaagttaaaggtgctattgataacattgataacattcagccactagatgtcgcattctccctccctcgttccattgcattcacttcacaacaagtcgttgccaggcacttacggTCAATCTCAGcgatttatccgttttttttaCGCACTAACTGACAATCCAGAGATACcgtgtgataccaacgtcgttttactgTTGGCTCACAAGtcttagaagtgggaaccaaatgttagatatcttccacagagataaataaaacattcattttggacccgctaAAAATTTTTTAaggattaattcacaatcataataattattttcaggaaaagtcatacttttattcggcacctttctaaaggctctgtttgaatattcgtctacataaaaattttATCAATAAAACCTTTAGGTAGATGTATATTTTACCAGGTGCGCTGTTTTGTTACATAGATTATATTCTGTTAATATTACACCCTCCAAAATCAGCTATTGTGCCCTTTAACATACTGAATAGGTCTCCCTCTTATGCATGACGCTTTCAACGATCACACTGCAGcttaaacaataaaatgatattaaatatatactgtgtattagATATGCTAAACACTAGTAGCCCGAATACATAAAGGATGATGTACAAGGTAACAAAAAGCGATTTTGTGAACTTACCTAAACATGTGCATCATCTTGGTGAGATCAAGCTCCAAAGACTGCAGTGCTATATACATCTTGGTTTTCAGCTTACTGGAACACAGATATTAAGTAAGATAAGTACATATAACTGACATGAAAACGATAAAGACATGTAGTATCTGTCTCTTATAAAACAACTGTCTTTAATCAGGGTGGCTTCAACCAGAAATCCTTACAGCCTACAAGTCTACTTACTTGTCCCCAGGGAGCTTGTATAGTTCGACCAGTCCCTTCAGGTGTTTGGAAAACTCTTCAAAGCTCTTCTCCCTGATGAAAAGCGGGAGAGGAGGGGGTTTAGACAGCTTTCAGACAAATACAAGTATTTCTCACAGGTGCCTACATCCCtccataaaacagaaataagaaACCCTGCAGTGAAGAGTGCGGTTTCTACTCACCTCAGATGCTGAATCAGCTCCGGACAACTCTGTGAAATCAAGAAAAGAATAACATAATACACTTTTGAGGACAACGTCTTCACCACGATGTGTGAATGGAATCAATTAAAGGAATTCAATTATAATATGCAAGTATAGAATTCATGATAAACTACGACCATCTGACTCAGCTTTATGGGGCCATATGGAAGTTACAGTAAACTGACCGTAGGGTTTTCTCCCTGATGAGCCACCTTGACGTCCACCAGCTGG
The genomic region above belongs to Sebastes fasciatus isolate fSebFas1 chromosome 20, fSebFas1.pri, whole genome shotgun sequence and contains:
- the med1 gene encoding mediator of RNA polymerase II transcription subunit 1, with amino-acid sequence MAAGPGVAMQSGSPARELSLSAQQGGNQTHGDRVKSEEVTEAEKQGRMAALLEKLHAKHNASRPWQETCKVVRQAMEKRGVMNATGHQLLLTCLETLQRALKVSSLPSMTDRLESIARQNMLGSHLSPSGTECYITSDMFYVEVQLDTNGQLVDVKVAHQGENPTSCPELIQHLREKSFEEFSKHLKGLVELYKLPGDNKLKTKMYIALQSLELDLTKMMHMFRLATNATAVETILHGSVGLLTARSGGHLVSLQCYVSPYEIFEEGPGSQLNLPDGNVPRSLGVGVSVTIEGTSAVYKLPIAPLITGSHPVDNKGTPSFSTVTNSNCVDLPACFFLKMNRPMPFSLSFIQRLGNATSIPVFDSSPSLSPLYQLIVHSQRQLLEEGSSTPPPSYNMHFYSALPDQQHCYFLNGDAPVQDGRSLQGTLVSKIPFRHPAQVPLLLDIIRHQAAHNNLIGSCVKRTSIKEDSAGLLQFEVCPLTDSSFSVSFQHPVNESLVCVVMEVIDSRQVSCKLYKGLSDALICTDEFITKVVQRCMSIPVTMRAIRRKAETIQADTPALSLIAQTVEIMVKNNLPPSGSPTYNMAAGDGANPMGLPGLTGDNTPTGGGPPGGPNFGGPIASLFGVSRTERQAQGGECLTQGGVAGQQQLQQQQQAGQGHTDDYNKVTQNPILTSLLQITGSVGSSPSSQNAPPPHQTPPSTSSPASNTKNHPMLMNLLKDNPTQDFAALYGSSPLERQNSSSGSPRTESMSGTCPGGNAKGKKKRPRGPEKGGVMPGTAAGGMKSQQGSSMPPHHLQHQASHEDDFHRELLSMDVDASQNSIFDVNLTGDGLDTPHSITPAPSQCGTPPSGPGMPYSQSHVQSQQQQPPGAVPPRMVRLSSSDSIGPDITEILSDLPEQTGKGSSGSHGQHPMGSGGDDGGPLGTPIRDSSSSGQGSAVFDSADIFNTNSNENPFTDAADLIAEAAATAATPTSDSSSTNFFPDAADFNPDLLTSGQGFSQNYFDDSSPSADGDMDLVKGFGGSSQQNTPSGTPQNPTPHGQSTPEPSMKDPFDMGIVFGGSSGGGKPLLGQAPDLGDTHGGGSQSPLIMGLAAACADFKIESKMKPQQGIMRPKDENGGSGGSSSGMGMGSSSTEGKQVKRSRTPSSEGKSKEKPPKRKKLDPDGKSPSHSSGGRPYTPPSGGSGSGGSISGGGSKSPGSSGRSQTPPGGATPPIPKITINLPKGTITGGKTSSHSGYTSSSSATSSTGGAGGTSSSKSHHSHSSSSGKIKSKEGSTTQGNSSKPGSAGLGSGGGSSQSKGSSQGMGVGKPGSSPITKHGLSGPGGSGGGIGSGNKMKPQGGKPPGSLMNPNIKPNISPSHSRSSSSGDKLSSPMKMQQSQVPGTPPSSKAKSPMGSGGGSSGGSKSSSGGGMSSQKPMGGSSSGSSSSSSSSSSSSGSMTFSGGSQSQYGGGGGGSGGGGGTGGGSGGSGGGSGGGGGSGGGAGQNNANNPNAKGKSPSRNKKPSLIAVIDKLKSVGGGGVGEDGCEVGPPGGGTGSGSAPGGGGGGGGPGNVPGSGPSNMGPSKHGSSSQSGEYKREKSDKEAKAKVSVSGGNSGEKKLMDPKSGGGSATGLAKIIISKPDGGSPSIKAKVTLQKAGDGPGDSMRPQISSLKASPLFSGSTPKHDRSSPSHSRSPAYTPLNHDSESESGSSSVAEKSHQNSPSSDDDQTVRPLLPQDYMSSIPLSSGEKHKKHKKEKKKKERERERDRDRERDRDKEKKKSSMPMGTSSHPLKADSWSRSPISASDSSLSMLGSERPSRPSPMYMRNEDDDLMDSALTGNL